The Brassica oleracea var. oleracea cultivar TO1000 chromosome C6, BOL, whole genome shotgun sequence genome includes a region encoding these proteins:
- the LOC106297724 gene encoding protein RESTRICTED TEV MOVEMENT 3-like, translated as MAVNGIFMPIPWGKDNDHLSLFLEVGNYESLPIGWRRHAKYSFTISNQSSGKLSRKHESQQWFEKKSPGWGRLSIMPLNELHAKDAGFLVNGDLKIVVEIDVLEVVGRLDVTEETSTIIETMDVNGFQILPSHAESVSRMFERHSELASEFRPKNPNLRTAYISFLLSLIETMCQSPQELSQDDLTDAYAAMGFMRDAGFKLDWLEKKLDEVSEKKK; from the exons ATGGCTGTAAATG GTATATTTATGCCTATCCCATGGGGAAAAGATAACGATCACTTGTCCCTGTTTCTGGAAGTCGGCAATTATGAATCATTGCCTATTGGATGGAGAAGACACGCCAAATATTCATTTACCATATCAAACCAAAGTTCAGGAAAACTCTCCAGAAAACATG AATCACAACAGTGGTTTGAGAAGAAGAGTCCCGGCTGGGGTCGTCTATCCATAATGCCCCTTAACGAGCTCCACGCCAAAGATGCCGGATTTCTTGTAAACGGGGATCTCAAAATTGTTGTTGAGATAGATGTTCTTGAAGTTGTTGGCAGATTAGATGTGACAGAGGAAACTTCAACAATAATAGAAACAATGGATGTTAATGGGTTTCAGATTCTTCCTTCACAT GCAGAATCTGTGAGCCGTATGTTTGAAAGACACTCGGAGCTTGCATCTGAGTTCCGTCCAAAGAACCCAAATCTAAGGACAGCTTACATAAGTTTTCTACTCAGTCTGATTGAGACTATGTGCCAGTCACCGCAGGAGCTCTCCCAGGATGATCTGACTGATGCTTATGCTGCAATGGGATTCATGAGAGATGCTGGATTTAAGCTGGATTGGTTGGAGAAGAAGCTTGATGAGGTGTCGGAGAAAAAGAAG